TCCAGGCCTCTTGAAGCTGCGAGGCGAAGCCGCGAACTTCCTCAAGATTGTGCTTGGCGGCAGCCAAGACTTCTTCTTGAAGCGTCGGTACAATCCACTCTTTTTGCTGGGCCAAAAGATGCAAAGAAAGCAGGGAGTGGACAACGATTAAAACATCGTCTTCTTGGCGGGCCCATTTTGCTAAGAGCTGCACTACCTGCTGCAGATCCCATTCGTCCCAGAAAACGCGGCCGTAAAATAGAGCGATTTTAGCTCGCACTGTCGGCTGGGTGATTTTAGAAAGCTCATATACTAAAAGGCGCTTGTAAGGAGAGAGAAAAAGAGGGCGCTCTTGGGTAACGCGATCGACGAGTTCTGCGGCCAGCGTGCGGATATGCGCTTCTTCGTGCGTTAAGCCTCGCATGATTTCATCCATAACAAGCGGATCGGCGGCCGCCACTTCGGGGAGCCGTTCAAAAAGATCGTGCGCTTCTGCGGTATTTTCGGTAAATAATTCCCATGGCACTGACAAAATAATAGCCTCCTTATAACTGGGCTGTATAAATTTTACTGTAAAAAAGGGTTAAGGCGATACTGTTGACGAAATTAATAAAGTTAGCATAACACGACTTGGGCGCAACTGCAAGAGAGACCTTGAGGCGTTGTAAATGCTGACGAAGCGTCCCTTGAAGCTGTGCCTTAATAAGTAGAATTAGCAGCCAAACAGGTAGTAACAAAGTGATTGTTTGCTTTCAATCCGCAAGAAAACAAGGAATTGAGCGGATAAACACGAATGTATTTTTAAATAGTAGGACGAATATGGAGGGGTCAAGCATGAGTGTACGGAAAAAGATGGTTCTTTCGTTTTCAGGGTTGTTTGCATTGATACTGCTGCTTGTTTCGGCAGGCGGATATTTTTTCGTTAAAGAGCAGCTTTCAAGGCAGCTGGAGCAACGCTTGGAAGCTGCGGTTGAGGCGCAAGAGCATCGCATAGAAGGCTGGCTGAATGCGAAAAAAGCCGTTGTAGAGTTAACTGGAAACATGGTTCGGAAATTATCAGGCAACGCGGCCGTTTCCCCCGCTTGGCTTGGCGTATATCAAGGGATGGATAAAGACTTTGTAGATATGTATTTTGCGGATACCGCAGGGAAAATGATCAGCGCCAAAGGGTGGGCACCTCCGGTTGGTTTTGATTCACGCCAGCGGGTTTGGTATCAAGCAGCGTCTAAGGCGAATAAGGTGGTAGTTAGCGATTTTTACATAGATGAAGGTTCTCGCAAGTTGACGGCCACGATCTCTATGCCTGTGTTTACCGAAGCCGGTCAAGTTAAGGGTGTCTTGGGGGCGGATATTTTTCTAACTGCCTTATCGGAGTTTATTAAAGACCTTCACTATGAAGGAGAGGGGCAGGCCTTTTTAATCAATCGCCAAGGTATTATCGGCGTGCATCCGTCGGAAGAAATGATTTCTAAAAATGCGCTGAATACAGAGGCAAACCCTGAATTGGCAGCGGCCTTGCAACTTGCGCTGCAACAGGATAGTGGACAAGTTGCTTATAAAGAGCAAGGCGTAGAGCGAATACTGGCGTACCGAGCCATTTCAGGCACGCCGTGGGTATTGTGTTTTCAAATGGAAAAAAGTTTAGTCTACCAGCCTTTGCAGCAGCTTTTGCTTTTCTTTGCGGGACTGACCCTAGCTGCTATTTTGTTGGTAGTGTTTGTGACATATCGCCTGGCAGGACGAATCGTTGAACCGCTGCAAGCGCTCAATGCAAAGGTAGGAGATTTGGCGCAGGGCGATTTGCGCGTTCGCGCGGCAGCAGAAGGCGGCGATGAAGACGAAGTGTCTGAATTAGCGGCGGGCTTCAATCAAATGGCGGATGATTTGCAAAGCATGCTGAAGGATGTGCATGAGGCGACAGATGAGCTGCATACGCAGGCTAACATTCTTGTTGATACGGCATCTCATGTAGCGGCGAATACCCAAGAGTTAAGCGCGACCATGGGCGAAGTTAGCGCGGCAGTGGAAGAGATTACTGCCGGCTCGGAAGAAAATGCCAGCTCGGTAGTGCAAGTGGAGAACCATGTCGCTAAAGTCGATGAAAAAGCGCACCAAGTATTTCAGGCGGCCACAGAGGGGGTCGGCGTTTCACTGGAAGTAGCCAAACAAGTGACCCAGGTTAGCGGCTGGATGGAAGAAATGTCTCAAAGTATTCAAAGAATGAGTCTATTACTACAAAAGGTATCTGTTTCTTGCCGCCATTCTTTACAGATTGCAGGACAAGCGCAGGCTCGCTCGCAGGAAACAACCGCTATTATGAATGCGTTAAACGGCTCTTCTAAACAAATCAATAGTATTGTCGGTATTATTCGAACGATTGCGGAACAGACAAACATGTTGGCTTTGAACGCGACTATTGAAGCGGCTGGGGCAGGAGAAGCCGGCAAGGGATTTGCAGTGGTAGCTCGGGAGGTAAAGGAGCTGTCACGCAGAACGTCCGAAGAAGCAGGGCGCATTGCGGCGCAGATAGAAAGCATGCAAGAGGATATGGCCAGCGCCGTGAAAGCGGTGGAAAACATAAACGATGTGATTGGCGAAACAAGAAAAATCACCCGTTCCATTGCAGCCTCTGTCAACGATGAGGGTGTGCAAGAGTTGGTGGAAGAAGAGCGGCCAGAAACAACGCTGCGCCAGGAAATGGCCTTGATCGTAGCCAAAAGTTCGCATGTTGCAGAAAATGCGGTAATGGCTGCGCAAGAAGTCAAAAACCTATCACAGACCAATGAACAAATTGCGCAGCAAGCTGAAGCTGTGGCTCAGAGTACGGGGGAAATGGCTCATATGATGCGAAATATGGCGGAAGCGACCCATGAGATCGCGAAAGGAACCCAAGCCATTTCTTGCAGTTTGCAAGAGTCGGAAAAAGCCATTGTTGATACAGCCGCCAAGGCGAGCACCGTTAGCGGATGCGCCTATGAAACGGAAGGCATGTCCGATAAGCTCAAAGAACTGGTAGCTAGATTTAAGATCTGATTTTTGCCGTTGTAGAGGCCGGATAGCAGGTGAATGACGATGGAAACCGATGAGGAATTGAGACGAGAATTCGTGCTGGAGGCAAAAGCTCATTTGGCAGCGATGGAAGAAGCCTTATTGAGGCTGGAAAAGCATTCTGCCGATGAAGAAGCTGTACGAGTTATTTTGCGCGGGGCGCATAGTATAAAAGGAACCGCTGGCTTTTTTTCAATGGAAGCGTTGGTGCGGGTGGCACATAGTCTGGAGTCTTTTTTGGGAGCCATTAGAGAACGGCAGGCCATAGTGACGTCGCCCATGATGGATGTACTTTTAAGTGTATTGGATGTGCTTCACAAGCTTCTTCAGAGTCCCGCTGAAATTGCTTTAACGCCGGATGTTGAGGACGTGCTGAGGCGGCTTCGGGAACAGCTGGAAGCAAAGCCTTCTTTACCGCCTTGTTATTCAGACGTGGCTGCGGAAGAAACGGCGGAAGCCGCCATGTTAGGCGAAGGGTCGGCTCTTTTGAGCAACACGGATGAGTATGTGCGGGTGAACAAGCGGATTTTAAACGATTTGCTTGCGTTGACAGGCGAAATGGTTTTGCGTCGCAATCAACTGCTCAGGCTTTCGCAGCAAAGGCATACCTCGCCGCAATTAGAAGCGGTTTCAAATGGAATTGACGAGCTGACGACGCAATTGCAGAAAAAGGTATTGCAGACGCGCATGCAGCCTATGGGCGGGATTTTGAATAAATTTCCGCGTATTGTCCGCGATTTGTCGCGCAAACTGGGCAAAGAAGTGTCGTTGCATCTTTCGGGCCTGGAAGTAGAATTGGATCGTTCTATGATTGAAGCACTAATGGATCCCATGAATCACTTGATACGAAACGCCCTAGATCACGGTATTGAAGCACCAAGTATGCGACGAAAACTGAAAAAATCCAGTCAAGCGTCTTTGGCAATTCGAGCGTATCACGAAAGTGAACGCGTCGTGATTGAGGTCAGTGATGACGGCCAGGGTATTTCGTTGAAGCGCATCAAAGAAACGGCCGTGCAAAAGGGATTTGCGACGGAAAAGGAATTGGAACTGCTGGGGCCCGGGCAACTGCTGCGCTTTGTTTTGCATCCTGCTTTTTCTACGGCGCAAACAGTGACCGCCTTATCGGGGCGCGGCGTAGGTTTGGATGTAGTGAAAGCGAATATTGAAAAGATAGGCGGGAAAATTGAAATTGAATCGCAGGAAGGGCAAGGGACGACATTTCGATTGGTGCTGCCGTTAACGTTGGCTATTATTTCCGCCTTTATCGTGTTGTCCCAAGGGCAAACTTTTGCAATTCCCCAAGCCAATGTGCGGGAATTAGTGCTGATCTTGCCTGATAGCGGCCGAGATAAACGTTTGGAAAAAGTGAACGGAAAACCCGTGCTGCGCCTGCGCGGACAATGTATGCCTGTTTTATACCTCTGTGAATTATTAGGAGAGGCCAAAGCCAGTGAGGCTGTTTCGGTCGACGAATATGTGCGGATTTTGGTGGTTAAAGCGGGAACTCAGGTCTACGCGTTAGTGGTAGACTCTGTCTATGATACAGAAGAAGTGCTGGTCAAGTCAGTGCCGGAAGTGATGAAAAGCAGAAAGATTTATTCCGGCTTGACGGTACTGGGAGATGGCAATGTAGCGATGATTTTAGATGCGGAGGGACTTGGCTTAGAAGCAGGACTTGCTTTGGGAGAAAAGAAGCTGGTAACCGCGGAAGCGTTTGCTCCCGAGCGTACTGAGCAAGAAGAAACCTATTTGCTTCTCTTTCAGTGCTCTGGACCAGAGTGGCTGGCGGCGGATTTATCTTTCGTGGCCAGAATTGAAGAGATTTCACGCGAGCAATTACAAGAAGTGGGCGGAAAGCAGTATGCGCTTTTACAAGGAGAAACCTTGCGTGTTTTCCAACCTGAAGAATATTTGCCTTTTGCAAGCAAGGAGCTTGCGCAGGAGAAGCTTTATGTAATTGTTACGAAGCAGCTTCATGCTAAAGTCGGTTTCTTAGCAAGTGTTATTCATGATGCGATTCGGCTGCCGCTGCGGTTGGATGAACACGGCGTACAAGGAAACGGCATAATTGGGTCTGCGCACGTCGACGGGCGTATTGTGACGGTCTTGGATTTACACAGCCTTGTTATGTATGCAGCGCCGGAATACAATGAAAAAATAGGATTGTCAGGGGCGCTTTTTGGTAGCCAACAGAACCAGAAAACACGAATTTTGCTAGCGGAAGACTCACCGGTATTTGCTCGCTTGGTTCAAAATTGTTTGACCAGCGCAGGTTATACAGTGCAGATTGCTGAAAATGGGAAAAAAGCTTGGACGTACTTGCAAGAAAAGCATTTTGATGTGCTTGTCAGCGACATGGAAATGCCGGGATTGAGCGGCTTGGAATTAATTGCTTTCTTGCGAAAACAAGAAAAAATCAAAGATATGCCGGCCATCGCGTTGACGTCGCTAGCGGGTGAGGAATATCGCACGCGTGCGTTGCAGGCTGGGTTTGACCGTTACTTAGTGAAATTGGATCGCAAAGAATTGTTGGAGACCCTTCAAGAGTTACGCTTAGAGTCGGCTAGGGAGGTGCAAGATGGAAGCGAGGCCTAAAATACTCGTAGTTGACGACAGTCTGGTAGAACTTAAAATTATTCGCAAACGCCTTGGAGAAGAGTATCAAGTGTTCTTGGCTGCGAGTGGCGCGGAAGCCTTGGAATTGTTGAAAAAAGACACCGTAGACCTAATTTTGCTGGATATATTGATGCCGGAGATGGATGGAATTTCGGTTTGTAAAATCCTCAAGGCCGACGAAACGACGCTGGAAATTCCCGTACTGTTTCTTACGGCGTTGGCGGATGCGCAGAGTATTGTTGAGGGATTTGCGGCTGGAGGGCAGGATTATATTACGAAGCCGTTTCAAGCGGATGAGTTTCGAGCGCGCGTGAAAGTTCATTTGGAGTTGAGGCAGGCCAAAAAGCAATTGGAGCGGTATGCGGCGGAATTAGAAGAAAAGAATATGATTCTGCAGACGCTGCTGGATAAAATGGAAAAAACGGTCCGTACTGATTATCTTACAGGCCTAGAAAATCGTCGCAGCGCTACGAAGCGGCTGCGTGAAGAATTAGCTAGAATGCGGCGGCGCGGCGAATCGGGGAGCTTGCTGTTGGCAGATATTGATTCCTTTAAAAACATTAATGATACGTACGGTCATGAAGCCGGCGATGTAGTGCTGCAATTGGTGTCGCATCGAATGGAGACGGCTGTGCGTGAAGAAGATATTGTCGCCCGCTGGGGAGGGGAAGAGTTCTTAATTCTTTTGCCGGAACTTTCTCTGTCGGAAGCGTTGCATGTTGCCGAGCGCATCCGCGAAACCATCTCGCAAGAACCGGTTCTCTATCAAGGGGAAAAGTTGGAGATAACGGTTACGCTGGGCGTGGCCGCGCTAGATGTGAACTTAGGCATGGAGGAAAGTATCAAACGAGCGGATCAAGCCTTATATGAAGGGAAGCATCAGAGTAAGAATTGTGTTGCTTACTGCGGGGCGGATGGTCAATGCTTAGTATGTCGTGAAGCCTAGTATTCCTTTTGGTTATTTGTTGCATAAAAAATATTCATTTCCATTATAGAAAAAATTGTCTTACAATACAGATGGAATGACGGGCCAAGAAGTATCCTAACGAGGTAAAAAGCGAAAAGTGCTTATTTTACGAGGAGGGTTATTATGAAAACGGTATTTTTGAATGCAACCAAATTGGATTTTGACCAAAAGCTGGATTTCTCATCGGTACAGGCGTTGACAGAGCTGACGAATTACGACGACACAAGCAATGAACAAATTTTGGAACGGGTACAGGGGCAAACCGTGGTGATTACCAAGGAAATGCCAGTGGGTAAAGATGTAATTTCCCAATTCCCTGATTCGGTTAAGCTGATTTGCGAAGCTGGTACCGGCTATAACAACATTGATATTCTTGCCGCCCGTGAAAAAGGTATTTCCGTTTGCAATATTCCCAGCTATAGCACAGTAGCGGTAGCGCAGTTGGCAATGACTTTTGTACTCAATCTCAGCGCTTCACTGCCGCAGCAACAGAGCATGCTGGAGCGCAAGGATTTTTCCAACTTTACGAAGTTCTTGCAAGTGCCTCACTTTGAAGTGGCCGGCAAAACGTTGGGGGTTATTGGTGCGGGCGCTATTGGCCGCGAATCGATAAAAATCGGCGTTGCGTTGGGCATGAACGTGTTGGTATATGATCCCTTCCCGAAAGAGTGGACTGAAGGAAATGTGAAAAACGCTTCTTTAGAAGACGTGCTGCGGCAAAGTGATTTTATTACGCTCCATTGCCCGCTCATGGACAGCACGCGGCAGATCATTAATAAAGAGCGTATTGCGCTGATGAAGCCTACCGCGTATATCGTCAATACTTCGCGCGGCGCGCTGATCAAAGAAGAAGATTTGCTTGATGCTCTGCAGCAAGGACGCCTTGCTGGCGCTGCCTTGGACGTACAGGATCCAGAGCCGCCGGCTCTCGATAATCCTCTCTTTGCGATGGATAATGTAATTATGACGCCGCATATCGGCTGGCGCCGTTACGAATCCCGCCAGCGTTTGGTGGACTTGATTGCGGCGAACATCAAGGCATTTATTGAAGGTAAAGCCGTCAATGTGGTAAACGGGTAAGCGTTGAAAATGATATATTTATAGAGCAAGCCTGCGTCGTTAAGATGACGCAGGCTTGCTTTTCTTTTGCGGAGCGGCAGGGGGAAGAATCATTGACGCCGAAAAGTAGCAAAAGGTAGTTCGGGGTGGGAAGGGAGCCAGGTGATGGAACTGATTTTGCAACGGATTCAAGAAGACGTGATGGCCTATGCAGAAGTTATGGCTGGCGTGATCGGCGTGGATGTGGAAATTATGGACCAATCCTTTCGTCGCATTGCAGGCACAGGGATCTATCGGGAACGTGTTGGGCTGGATATGGCGGCGGAAGGCCTTGTGTACCAAGCGGCAATGTCGAGCGGAGTGACGCAAATTGTCGAGAATCCGGGCGAACACCCTTTGTGTCAAGGCTGTCCCCATTGTCACCGTTGTGATGAAAAACTTGAAATTTGTACGCCTATACGGTTAGAAGAAAAGACCATAGGAATTATTGGGTTGATCTGTTTTACGGAGGCGCAACGGGCGCATGTGTGGAATAAATTGGCCATGTATAGTTCTTTTTTAGAGCAAATGGCTGGATTCATCGGCAGTAAAGCGGCGGAACAACGTGAGGCGGAACAGCAGCGGCAACTGATGGAGTTGTTGAATCAAGTGTTAGATCGCATGGGCAGCGGCGTGCTTATCTTAGATAAAGATAATCGCTTGGTGCACTTAAATGCGCATGCGCAAAAACAACTGGGCTTAGGAGAAGAATGGCAAGGCTGCGAAGTGGCTCTGCACCTGACTGGCGATAGCCTCCATGGTTGGGAAGAAGCAAGGCTGACTGCTGGGGGCCGTACGTTACGGGTTATGAGCGAGATTTTGCCTGTAATGCCTTCTGTAGCGGAATATGACCGAATTTTGGTTATTCGCGATTGGCGAACCGTTCGTGATGACGTGTATCATTACAGCCAATTTAGCGAACAAGTTACGGTGGAAAATATTTTAGGCGGTTCACAAGCAATGCTGCAATTGCGCGAGAGCATTCGTCGTGTTGCCGCTTTTTCATCCACTGTGCTGATTACAGGGGAAAGCGGTACAGGTAAAGAATTGGTGGCGCGCGCCGTGCACGCAGCCAGCCGGCGCGCAGAGATGCCCTTTGTGGCTTTGAATTGTGGCGCGATACCGGAACCCTTGTTGGAAAGTGAATTATTTGGCTATGTGAAGGGGGCCTTTACCGGCGCAGATCCTAAGGGGCGCATTGGCAAGTTTGAATTGGCGCATAAAGGAACTTTGTTTTTGGATGAAATTGGCGATATGCCGCTATACTTGCAAGTCAAATTGCTGCGGGTGCTGCAGGAGCGAACTTTATGCAGAGTCGGTTCTAACCAGCAAGTGGCGGTAGATGTCCGAATTGTAGCGGCTACGAATAAGGATTTGGAAGAACTGATTCGGGAGCATCAATTTAGAGAAGACTTGTATTATCGTTTAAATGTGATTCCCTTGCGTATTCCTCCGCTTCGAGAGCGTTTTGAGGATATCCAGGAATTGGCGGAGGCGTTGGTGCGGCGCTATTCATTGCTCTTTGGCAAGACGTTGCTGCCGGTGGAGGAATCTGTTTGGGACTTGTTTCGTGCGTATAATTGGCCGGGAAATGTTCGTGAGCTGGAAAATACGCTGGAATATATGATTAACATGGCTGAAGACGGCGGGAAAATCACCGCGGATTTACTGCCGGGCAATTTGCGTAAAAAGGACGCGGGAAGTGCGGCGGACGAGTTTCCCACTTTGGAAATGATGGAAAAACAGCTGATTCAGCAAGCACTAAAGCGATATGGTCGCTCTACGGAGGGGAAAAAACTGGCAGCGCAGCATTTGGGGATTGGTTTGGCTACGTTATATAGAAAGTTAGAGAAAGAGGATGGCGATTTTTTATCAAAATGAGAAAAATGGATTAACAAGACGAAAAAGCCTTGTAGAGAGTGAAGATTCAATTTTTATCATATTGATAAAAATTCTCTTTTTGAGAAAAACAAAGAAGCTGCGCATTGAAATTTTAGAGTGGAACTCAAAAAAAGGGCGCATAAGACGGAAAAAAGTGTCTTATGCGCCCTTTTTTTTCGGTTTTTATTGCAAAATGACGGCGTAAGCAAAAGTAGGTTGGCATAAGAATTGCTAATTTAATTTGCAGCTTGAAAGAAAGGGGATTGAACATGCACATTTGTTGGCAAGATAATCGTTTTAGTAAATTTTACCAACACCCAGCGAGTTCTCCAGAAAAATTTTCTTTAGAGGAGACTGCAAAAGTTCGCGCATTCCACAGCAGCTTTCCGCAGTACCAGCCTACGCCGCTGCGTTCGCTGCCTCAATTGGCAAAACTTTTGGGAGTCGGGGGGATTTATGTAAAAGATGAGTCCTTCCGGTTTGGTCTTAACGCGTTTAAAGGCCTTGGCGGTTCCTATGCTATGGGGAAATATTTAGCAGAGCGCCTGGGGATGGATATTAGTGAGCTTCCGTTTGCGAGACTAACGGGGGCTGAGGTAAAAGAGCGTTTGGGAGATATTACCTTTGCGACGACGACCGACGGCAATCACGGACGTGGCGTAGCTTGGACGGCGAAGATGCTGCAGCAAAAAGCAGTGGTCTATATGCCTAAAGGATCGACGGAATATCGTCTAGAGGCTATTCGGCAAGAAGGCGCTGTGGCGGAAATTATGGACTGGAATTATGATGATACGGTTCGTTATACAGCTCGCCGGGCTGCAGAAGAAGGCTGGGTTATTGTTCAAGATACTGCGTGGGAAGGATATGAAAAAATCCCGCTTTGGATTATGCAAGGATATGCGACCATGGCGGATGAGGCGTTGGAACAGTTAAAACAAGACCATGGTTTGACGGCGCCTAGCCATGTAATGATTCAAGCCGGTGTCGGTTCTCTGGCGGGCATGC
This genomic window from uncultured Anaeromusa sp. contains:
- a CDS encoding methyl-accepting chemotaxis protein → MSVRKKMVLSFSGLFALILLLVSAGGYFFVKEQLSRQLEQRLEAAVEAQEHRIEGWLNAKKAVVELTGNMVRKLSGNAAVSPAWLGVYQGMDKDFVDMYFADTAGKMISAKGWAPPVGFDSRQRVWYQAASKANKVVVSDFYIDEGSRKLTATISMPVFTEAGQVKGVLGADIFLTALSEFIKDLHYEGEGQAFLINRQGIIGVHPSEEMISKNALNTEANPELAAALQLALQQDSGQVAYKEQGVERILAYRAISGTPWVLCFQMEKSLVYQPLQQLLLFFAGLTLAAILLVVFVTYRLAGRIVEPLQALNAKVGDLAQGDLRVRAAAEGGDEDEVSELAAGFNQMADDLQSMLKDVHEATDELHTQANILVDTASHVAANTQELSATMGEVSAAVEEITAGSEENASSVVQVENHVAKVDEKAHQVFQAATEGVGVSLEVAKQVTQVSGWMEEMSQSIQRMSLLLQKVSVSCRHSLQIAGQAQARSQETTAIMNALNGSSKQINSIVGIIRTIAEQTNMLALNATIEAAGAGEAGKGFAVVAREVKELSRRTSEEAGRIAAQIESMQEDMASAVKAVENINDVIGETRKITRSIAASVNDEGVQELVEEERPETTLRQEMALIVAKSSHVAENAVMAAQEVKNLSQTNEQIAQQAEAVAQSTGEMAHMMRNMAEATHEIAKGTQAISCSLQESEKAIVDTAAKASTVSGCAYETEGMSDKLKELVARFKI
- the dpaL gene encoding diaminopropionate ammonia-lyase — its product is MHICWQDNRFSKFYQHPASSPEKFSLEETAKVRAFHSSFPQYQPTPLRSLPQLAKLLGVGGIYVKDESFRFGLNAFKGLGGSYAMGKYLAERLGMDISELPFARLTGAEVKERLGDITFATTTDGNHGRGVAWTAKMLQQKAVVYMPKGSTEYRLEAIRQEGAVAEIMDWNYDDTVRYTARRAAEEGWVIVQDTAWEGYEKIPLWIMQGYATMADEALEQLKQDHGLTAPSHVMIQAGVGSLAGMLQGVLAARYGVERPRLAVVEARPADCLYRSAVANDGSPHAVGGDLTTIMAGLACGEANYMGWELLRDYGEFFFSCSDEVAARGMRVLGNPLRGDEQVISGESGAVPLGLLSLLLERGEWREAKEMMGLSSQSQILLFSTEGDTDPQRYHDIVWDGSYPSNR
- a CDS encoding NAD(P)-dependent oxidoreductase, which gives rise to MKTVFLNATKLDFDQKLDFSSVQALTELTNYDDTSNEQILERVQGQTVVITKEMPVGKDVISQFPDSVKLICEAGTGYNNIDILAAREKGISVCNIPSYSTVAVAQLAMTFVLNLSASLPQQQSMLERKDFSNFTKFLQVPHFEVAGKTLGVIGAGAIGRESIKIGVALGMNVLVYDPFPKEWTEGNVKNASLEDVLRQSDFITLHCPLMDSTRQIINKERIALMKPTAYIVNTSRGALIKEEDLLDALQQGRLAGAALDVQDPEPPALDNPLFAMDNVIMTPHIGWRRYESRQRLVDLIAANIKAFIEGKAVNVVNG
- a CDS encoding sigma 54-interacting transcriptional regulator is translated as MELILQRIQEDVMAYAEVMAGVIGVDVEIMDQSFRRIAGTGIYRERVGLDMAAEGLVYQAAMSSGVTQIVENPGEHPLCQGCPHCHRCDEKLEICTPIRLEEKTIGIIGLICFTEAQRAHVWNKLAMYSSFLEQMAGFIGSKAAEQREAEQQRQLMELLNQVLDRMGSGVLILDKDNRLVHLNAHAQKQLGLGEEWQGCEVALHLTGDSLHGWEEARLTAGGRTLRVMSEILPVMPSVAEYDRILVIRDWRTVRDDVYHYSQFSEQVTVENILGGSQAMLQLRESIRRVAAFSSTVLITGESGTGKELVARAVHAASRRAEMPFVALNCGAIPEPLLESELFGYVKGAFTGADPKGRIGKFELAHKGTLFLDEIGDMPLYLQVKLLRVLQERTLCRVGSNQQVAVDVRIVAATNKDLEELIREHQFREDLYYRLNVIPLRIPPLRERFEDIQELAEALVRRYSLLFGKTLLPVEESVWDLFRAYNWPGNVRELENTLEYMINMAEDGGKITADLLPGNLRKKDAGSAADEFPTLEMMEKQLIQQALKRYGRSTEGKKLAAQHLGIGLATLYRKLEKEDGDFLSK
- a CDS encoding hybrid sensor histidine kinase/response regulator — encoded protein: METDEELRREFVLEAKAHLAAMEEALLRLEKHSADEEAVRVILRGAHSIKGTAGFFSMEALVRVAHSLESFLGAIRERQAIVTSPMMDVLLSVLDVLHKLLQSPAEIALTPDVEDVLRRLREQLEAKPSLPPCYSDVAAEETAEAAMLGEGSALLSNTDEYVRVNKRILNDLLALTGEMVLRRNQLLRLSQQRHTSPQLEAVSNGIDELTTQLQKKVLQTRMQPMGGILNKFPRIVRDLSRKLGKEVSLHLSGLEVELDRSMIEALMDPMNHLIRNALDHGIEAPSMRRKLKKSSQASLAIRAYHESERVVIEVSDDGQGISLKRIKETAVQKGFATEKELELLGPGQLLRFVLHPAFSTAQTVTALSGRGVGLDVVKANIEKIGGKIEIESQEGQGTTFRLVLPLTLAIISAFIVLSQGQTFAIPQANVRELVLILPDSGRDKRLEKVNGKPVLRLRGQCMPVLYLCELLGEAKASEAVSVDEYVRILVVKAGTQVYALVVDSVYDTEEVLVKSVPEVMKSRKIYSGLTVLGDGNVAMILDAEGLGLEAGLALGEKKLVTAEAFAPERTEQEETYLLLFQCSGPEWLAADLSFVARIEEISREQLQEVGGKQYALLQGETLRVFQPEEYLPFASKELAQEKLYVIVTKQLHAKVGFLASVIHDAIRLPLRLDEHGVQGNGIIGSAHVDGRIVTVLDLHSLVMYAAPEYNEKIGLSGALFGSQQNQKTRILLAEDSPVFARLVQNCLTSAGYTVQIAENGKKAWTYLQEKHFDVLVSDMEMPGLSGLELIAFLRKQEKIKDMPAIALTSLAGEEYRTRALQAGFDRYLVKLDRKELLETLQELRLESAREVQDGSEA
- a CDS encoding diguanylate cyclase, translating into MEARPKILVVDDSLVELKIIRKRLGEEYQVFLAASGAEALELLKKDTVDLILLDILMPEMDGISVCKILKADETTLEIPVLFLTALADAQSIVEGFAAGGQDYITKPFQADEFRARVKVHLELRQAKKQLERYAAELEEKNMILQTLLDKMEKTVRTDYLTGLENRRSATKRLREELARMRRRGESGSLLLADIDSFKNINDTYGHEAGDVVLQLVSHRMETAVREEDIVARWGGEEFLILLPELSLSEALHVAERIRETISQEPVLYQGEKLEITVTLGVAALDVNLGMEESIKRADQALYEGKHQSKNCVAYCGADGQCLVCREA